In the genome of Mucilaginibacter terrenus, one region contains:
- a CDS encoding NAD(P)H-hydrate dehydratase has translation MLPLLVAEQIRQADAYTIANEPISSLYLMERASKAFVGWFINHFQDKRKSISVYCGTGNNGGDGLAIARLLNDHGYNLINVKITRFSAKASEDFEANLQRLGGIKRLEIGSGASLPPENSDIIIDAMLGSGLNKPLEGDYRRVVNYLNGLQKTVVAVDVPTGFFTDGEIPDEAVALRTDLTITFEQPKINFLLPESAPYINCLEVVKIGLDELFINSLATPYYFIEESDAKVIIAERHRFSNKGTYGHGLIIAGADETMGAALLSSSACAHAGAGLTTACIPQSGLTALNSYLPELMAIVRKDDNLPEIDLDKYSAIGIGPGLGKDSASVNLLKHVISNSKKPILIDADGLNLLSEHQELLKQLPPGSILTPHMKEFDRLFGEHTSWWHRLQTAKVKAAELKINIVLKNDYTITVSPEGRLYFNSTGNAAMATGGMGDVLTGIITSLLAQKYAPTQACILGVYLHGKAGDELALPNRMNVVLPGRVITQLPATMAKILA, from the coding sequence ATGTTGCCATTACTTGTTGCCGAACAGATCCGCCAGGCGGATGCTTACACCATTGCCAACGAACCGATAAGCTCTCTCTACCTGATGGAGCGTGCGTCTAAAGCTTTCGTGGGCTGGTTCATAAACCATTTTCAGGATAAGCGAAAAAGTATATCGGTGTACTGCGGCACAGGCAACAATGGAGGCGACGGATTAGCTATCGCTCGCCTGCTGAACGATCATGGCTACAATCTTATTAACGTCAAGATCACCAGGTTTTCGGCAAAAGCTAGTGAGGATTTTGAAGCAAACCTGCAAAGGCTGGGTGGTATAAAGCGTCTTGAAATTGGAAGTGGGGCTTCATTACCGCCCGAAAACAGCGACATAATTATAGATGCCATGCTTGGCAGCGGCTTAAACAAGCCGCTTGAGGGTGATTACAGAAGAGTTGTTAATTACCTTAATGGTTTGCAAAAAACCGTTGTTGCAGTTGATGTACCAACAGGCTTTTTTACTGACGGCGAGATACCTGACGAGGCAGTAGCATTAAGGACTGACCTCACCATCACCTTCGAACAGCCAAAGATTAACTTTCTGCTTCCTGAATCTGCGCCATACATTAACTGTTTGGAAGTGGTAAAAATTGGGTTGGATGAATTGTTTATAAACTCGCTGGCTACACCATATTATTTTATAGAAGAGAGCGATGCTAAAGTGATTATAGCCGAAAGGCATCGTTTTAGCAATAAGGGAACTTACGGGCATGGGTTGATTATAGCTGGTGCCGACGAAACTATGGGTGCTGCGCTGCTGTCATCATCAGCCTGCGCGCATGCAGGTGCGGGTTTAACTACTGCTTGCATCCCGCAAAGCGGATTGACTGCGCTGAACAGCTACCTACCGGAGTTGATGGCTATTGTACGGAAGGATGATAACTTGCCGGAAATTGACCTGGACAAGTATAGCGCAATTGGCATCGGCCCGGGATTAGGTAAGGATTCCGCATCGGTCAACTTGCTGAAACATGTTATCTCAAATTCTAAAAAGCCGATATTGATTGATGCGGACGGGCTTAACCTGTTAAGCGAGCATCAAGAGCTGCTAAAACAACTTCCCCCAGGCAGCATTCTTACGCCGCATATGAAAGAATTTGACAGGCTCTTTGGCGAGCACACCAGCTGGTGGCATCGTTTACAAACTGCTAAAGTAAAGGCAGCAGAGCTTAAAATTAATATAGTACTGAAGAATGACTATACCATAACGGTATCGCCGGAAGGGAGATTATACTTTAACTCCACCGGGAACGCTGCCATGGCGACGGGTGGTATGGGCGACGTTTTAACGGGGATCATCACTTCGCTGTTGGCGCAAAAGTACGCGCCTACCCAGGCCTGTATCCTTGGGGTTTACCTGCACGGTAAAGCGGGAGACGAACTGGCTTTACCAAACCGGATGAATGTAGTTTTACCGGGCAGGGTAATAACGCAACTGCCTGCTACAATGGCAAAAATACTGGCATAA
- a CDS encoding anti-sigma factor, producing the protein MENIREYIESGILELYVLGDLSPEEKLQVEAMAAQHADVKAEIEDIERSMEFYAKANAVEPAEPLRDKIMNSLLTNLGDDRIFTKARKHTEEDIPYEDDNSGAKVVEMPVRTGNFYKYAFAACLALLLVSIYGIVNLYSRLQERDAQLTAMTTDREKIANQVNVMDRELGVYRDPIYKVLRLKGTTKSPDAMLTIAWNTANKKILVDMKSMKLPAHDTKHQYQLWAIAGGKPVDLGVFDSAGKLDSSAVKEMKAIAAAEMFAVTVEPMGGSVNPTITEMVVAGATN; encoded by the coding sequence GTGGAAAACATCAGGGAGTATATTGAGTCAGGGATTTTGGAGCTTTATGTTCTGGGCGATTTAAGCCCTGAGGAAAAGCTTCAAGTGGAGGCAATGGCCGCCCAGCATGCTGATGTTAAGGCGGAGATTGAAGATATTGAACGTTCCATGGAGTTTTACGCAAAGGCAAACGCAGTTGAACCTGCCGAACCATTGCGCGACAAAATCATGAACAGCTTGCTTACAAACCTTGGTGATGATCGGATTTTTACTAAAGCCCGTAAACACACCGAGGAAGATATCCCTTACGAGGATGATAATAGCGGAGCAAAAGTTGTTGAAATGCCTGTTAGAACCGGTAATTTTTACAAGTATGCTTTTGCGGCCTGCCTTGCTTTGCTGTTGGTAAGTATATATGGCATAGTAAATTTGTATAGCCGTTTGCAGGAACGCGATGCGCAACTTACGGCAATGACTACTGATAGGGAGAAGATAGCTAACCAGGTTAATGTTATGGACAGGGAACTCGGCGTTTATCGCGATCCTATTTATAAGGTATTGAGATTGAAGGGAACAACTAAATCCCCTGACGCAATGCTCACCATCGCCTGGAACACGGCCAACAAAAAGATACTGGTAGATATGAAAAGTATGAAGCTGCCGGCTCATGATACAAAGCATCAGTATCAGCTTTGGGCAATCGCGGGCGGTAAACCAGTTGATCTTGGTGTATTTGACTCCGCCGGTAAATTAGATTCATCTGCTGTTAAGGAAATGAAGGCTATTGCCGCTGCAGAAATGTTTGCCGTAACTGTTGAGCCAATGGGCGGAAGCGTAAACCCTACTATTACAGAAATGGTAGTTGCAGGCGCCACAAACTAG
- a CDS encoding RNA polymerase sigma factor: protein MSKKRKISLSEEELVSALRNREKVAIEALYDMYSASLFGVISRIITDTAVAEDVLQETFVKIWNSFSGYSAEKGRLFTWMVNIARNLSIDKVRSKDYKNQNKNQELENNVTFIDEQRNTVYKPELLGIRDLVSTLKPEQKSILDLVYFKGYTHVEAADELGVPLGTIKTRLRMAIQQLRKHFN from the coding sequence TTGAGCAAGAAGAGAAAAATATCACTATCAGAGGAAGAGCTGGTAAGTGCCCTTCGTAATCGCGAGAAAGTAGCAATAGAAGCATTATACGATATGTATTCCGCTTCGTTGTTTGGTGTTATCTCCCGCATCATTACTGATACCGCCGTTGCTGAAGACGTTTTGCAGGAAACATTTGTTAAGATCTGGAATTCTTTTTCTGGCTATAGTGCCGAAAAAGGCCGCCTGTTTACCTGGATGGTCAATATCGCCCGAAATTTGTCTATAGACAAGGTGCGATCAAAAGATTATAAAAATCAGAACAAAAACCAGGAGCTTGAAAATAACGTAACTTTTATAGACGAACAAAGAAACACGGTTTACAAGCCTGAGTTGCTGGGGATCAGAGATTTGGTATCTACCTTAAAACCCGAGCAAAAATCCATACTTGACCTGGTGTATTTTAAAGGGTATACCCACGTGGAAGCAGCCGACGAACTTGGCGTGCCGCTGGGTACCATTAAAACACGGTTAAGAATGGCGATACAGCAACTCAGAAAACATTTCAATTAA
- the lipA gene encoding lipoyl synthase — translation MIELPVVPATQPQRKPDWLRVRLPVGKEYAHVRGLVDTHKLHTICESGNCPNMGECWGAGTATFMILGNICTRSCSFCAVATGRPLAVDLDEPNRVANSVKLMQVKHCVITSVDRDDLKDGGSTIWAETINAIRRESPETTLETLLPDFRGIWDNLDRVIAVRPEVVSHNLETVRRLTREVRIQAKYDRSLEALRRISDSGLRTKSGIMLGLGEKEEDVLEAMDDLLQAGVHILTLGQYLQPTRNHHPVIDWIHPDQFAAYKEWGLKKGFRYVESGPLVRSSYHAEKHLFEM, via the coding sequence ATGATAGAATTGCCTGTAGTGCCTGCCACCCAACCACAGCGTAAGCCGGACTGGTTAAGAGTAAGGCTCCCTGTAGGGAAGGAGTATGCCCACGTTCGCGGTTTGGTGGACACCCACAAATTGCACACCATTTGCGAAAGCGGTAACTGCCCTAATATGGGCGAGTGCTGGGGTGCCGGTACGGCAACTTTCATGATATTGGGTAATATTTGTACCCGTAGCTGTTCTTTTTGTGCAGTAGCTACCGGCAGGCCATTAGCTGTGGACCTTGACGAGCCAAACCGTGTAGCTAACTCTGTTAAGCTAATGCAGGTAAAGCATTGTGTGATCACATCTGTAGACCGTGATGATTTAAAGGACGGCGGATCTACCATTTGGGCAGAAACCATTAATGCCATTCGCCGGGAGAGCCCGGAAACAACATTAGAAACCCTGCTGCCCGATTTCCGTGGCATATGGGACAATCTTGATCGTGTAATAGCGGTACGGCCAGAAGTAGTTTCTCATAACCTGGAAACCGTCCGCCGCTTAACCCGCGAGGTACGTATCCAGGCCAAATACGACCGCAGCCTTGAAGCGCTTAGGCGAATATCAGACAGTGGCCTCCGTACAAAATCAGGCATTATGCTAGGCTTGGGCGAAAAGGAAGAGGATGTGCTTGAGGCGATGGACGACTTGCTGCAGGCAGGCGTACACATCTTAACGCTTGGCCAATACCTGCAGCCAACACGCAACCATCACCCGGTTATAGATTGGATACACCCTGATCAGTTTGCTGCTTACAAGGAGTGGGGATTAAAAAAAGGTTTCAGGTATGTAGAAAGCGGACCGCTTGTGCGCTCGTCTTACCATGCTGAGAAACACCTTTTTGAAATGTAA
- a CDS encoding LysR family transcriptional regulator, whose product MISFSHRVFMEVAANLSFSKAAQVLFVTQPAISKHVKAMEDQYKVALFERKGNSILLTNAGIKLNEYLQQATDIERKIEYELSILSNVGSAAGHLRLGASTTIALYILPYILSGFQREYTNVGVQLVNRNSEYILNALLNHEVDLGIIEADSKLTTVTYKHFMSDEVIPVCSAKSPLAGKSLTLKQFVKTPLALRERGSGTLTALLKSLSTLNIKPGDLSVKIRLGGTEALKNFLLADQCLGFMPRPSIVRQLAEGELVEVPVEGLKITRDFYFIRRKGTEDYGLTGNFINYAIAHVADKQLVSQS is encoded by the coding sequence ATGATATCTTTTTCGCACCGCGTGTTTATGGAAGTTGCCGCTAACCTGAGTTTTTCCAAAGCAGCCCAGGTGCTGTTTGTAACTCAACCCGCCATTAGCAAACATGTAAAAGCAATGGAGGACCAATACAAGGTGGCCCTTTTTGAACGCAAGGGGAACAGCATTTTACTTACTAACGCAGGCATTAAACTAAACGAATACCTGCAGCAAGCAACTGATATAGAGCGCAAAATAGAATATGAGCTATCCATATTAAGCAATGTCGGGAGCGCTGCAGGGCACCTGCGTTTAGGGGCAAGTACTACCATTGCGTTGTATATACTGCCTTATATTCTTTCAGGTTTCCAGCGGGAATATACTAATGTGGGTGTACAATTGGTTAACCGTAATTCTGAATACATACTTAATGCATTGCTTAACCATGAGGTGGATCTGGGTATTATTGAGGCAGATAGCAAGTTAACCACCGTAACTTACAAGCATTTCATGAGTGACGAGGTAATACCTGTTTGCTCTGCAAAAAGCCCGCTGGCAGGTAAGTCACTGACATTAAAACAGTTTGTAAAAACGCCTTTGGCACTGCGGGAACGCGGTTCAGGAACGTTAACCGCGTTGCTTAAATCTTTATCTACCCTGAATATTAAACCCGGTGATTTATCTGTAAAAATTCGACTGGGCGGTACCGAGGCACTAAAAAACTTCTTACTTGCAGACCAATGCCTTGGTTTTATGCCGCGCCCGTCAATTGTCAGGCAATTAGCTGAGGGTGAGTTGGTAGAAGTTCCGGTTGAGGGTCTTAAAATAACCCGCGATTTCTATTTCATTCGCAGGAAAGGCACTGAAGACTACGGTTTAACGGGCAATTTCATTAATTACGCAATTGCTCACGTTGCAGATAAGCAACTCGTGTCACAATCCTGA
- a CDS encoding type 1 glutamine amidotransferase domain-containing protein, which produces MAKLDNRKVAILTEEGFEQVELTSPKQALEEAGATVHVISPKSGKIKAWNKTDWGIEIDVDKELNAVSPDDYDALVLPGGVLNPDKLRQNKDAVAFVSAFLDESKPVAAICHGPQTLIETGMLKGRTLTSYPSLQTDLVNAGVNWVDEEVVVDNGLVTSRTPADLEAFNRKTIEEIGEGVHEG; this is translated from the coding sequence ATGGCTAAGTTAGATAACAGGAAAGTAGCAATACTTACCGAAGAAGGATTTGAGCAAGTGGAACTTACCAGTCCTAAACAGGCTTTGGAAGAAGCAGGTGCAACTGTACACGTAATATCACCTAAAAGCGGAAAAATAAAAGCCTGGAACAAGACTGATTGGGGAATTGAGATAGACGTTGACAAAGAGCTAAACGCCGTTAGCCCCGATGACTATGATGCCCTGGTACTGCCCGGAGGTGTGCTCAACCCGGATAAGCTACGCCAGAATAAAGATGCAGTAGCCTTTGTTTCAGCATTCTTGGATGAGAGTAAACCAGTTGCAGCGATATGCCACGGACCACAAACCTTAATAGAAACGGGTATGTTAAAAGGCAGAACACTTACCTCCTACCCGTCGTTACAAACCGATTTGGTAAACGCAGGGGTAAATTGGGTTGATGAGGAAGTTGTGGTTGACAACGGCTTGGTAACCAGCAGAACTCCTGCCGATTTGGAAGCGTTTAACAGGAAAACAATTGAGGAGATAGGCGAAGGCGTCCATGAAGGATAG
- the crtD gene encoding 1-hydroxycarotenoid 3,4-desaturase CrtD has product MPDKKAVVIGAGIAGIAAAIRLAVKGYNVDVFEANSYPGGKLSEMVIEGYRFDAGPSLFTMPQYVDELFELAGKNPRDYFNYQKLEVVCKYFYPDGTRLCAYDHTERFAREITNATGEPTSTIINYLANSADIYNITNHVFLEQSLHQLKTYLQWGTFKSMLKLPQIDALRSMHNANRKFFKDKRLIQFFDRYATYNGSNPYQAPATLNVIPHLEHHYGAWFPDGGMFSITSSLVQLAKDLGVTFTFNKRVDEIVLINNQAKGVRVNGQDIPSDVVVSNMDVWFTYKKLLSKHVNLHPTGTLEQQRSSSALIFYWGIKRTFSELDLHNIFFSSDNGAEFEHVWKQGTVYHDPTVYINISSKYKSDDAPEGCENWFVMINVPSNDGQDWEQIIKEARANIQSKLSKILGVDISKLIACENILNPISIESKTSSYKGSIYGTSSNSKLAAFLRHSNKSNKVNGLYFCGGSVHPGGGIPLCLLSAKITSELVA; this is encoded by the coding sequence ATGCCCGACAAAAAAGCCGTTGTAATTGGTGCCGGTATAGCCGGAATAGCTGCAGCAATCCGTTTAGCCGTTAAAGGCTACAATGTGGATGTCTTTGAGGCAAATAGCTACCCAGGCGGCAAGCTTTCTGAGATGGTAATTGAAGGCTATCGTTTCGATGCCGGCCCAAGTTTGTTCACCATGCCGCAATACGTTGACGAGCTTTTTGAATTAGCCGGAAAAAACCCGCGTGACTACTTTAACTATCAAAAGCTGGAAGTGGTTTGCAAGTACTTTTATCCTGACGGTACCCGGTTATGTGCATACGACCATACAGAGAGATTTGCCCGGGAAATAACTAATGCCACCGGAGAGCCAACTTCTACTATCATTAATTATTTGGCCAACAGTGCAGATATTTATAATATTACCAACCATGTCTTCCTGGAGCAATCACTTCATCAATTAAAAACGTACCTGCAATGGGGCACGTTCAAATCTATGTTAAAGCTGCCGCAAATTGATGCTTTACGCAGCATGCATAATGCTAACAGGAAGTTTTTTAAGGATAAAAGGTTAATACAGTTCTTTGACAGGTACGCTACTTACAATGGCTCGAATCCTTACCAGGCGCCTGCAACACTGAATGTAATTCCTCACCTCGAGCATCATTATGGCGCGTGGTTTCCTGACGGCGGGATGTTCAGCATTACCTCGTCATTGGTACAGTTGGCAAAAGATTTAGGTGTCACCTTTACGTTTAACAAACGGGTAGATGAGATAGTCCTTATCAATAATCAAGCAAAAGGTGTACGCGTTAATGGACAAGACATACCTAGCGATGTGGTGGTGTCGAACATGGATGTATGGTTTACCTACAAGAAACTATTGAGCAAACACGTTAATTTGCATCCCACCGGAACGCTGGAGCAGCAACGAAGCAGTTCTGCACTTATCTTTTACTGGGGTATTAAAAGAACTTTCTCCGAACTGGATTTGCACAACATATTTTTCAGCAGCGATAATGGCGCTGAATTTGAACATGTTTGGAAACAAGGCACTGTTTATCATGATCCAACGGTGTATATTAACATAAGCTCCAAGTATAAATCAGACGACGCACCAGAAGGTTGTGAGAATTGGTTTGTGATGATAAATGTACCATCAAACGATGGTCAAGATTGGGAACAGATAATTAAAGAAGCGAGGGCTAACATTCAAAGTAAACTATCCAAAATACTTGGAGTAGACATTAGTAAGCTTATAGCCTGTGAAAACATATTAAATCCAATCAGTATAGAATCTAAAACATCTTCTTACAAAGGATCTATATATGGCACCAGCTCCAACAGCAAACTTGCTGCATTCCTCCGCCATTCAAATAAATCGAATAAGGTAAATGGACTTTACTTTTGTGGCGGCAGCGTACATCCGGGCGGGGGTATACCATTGTGCCTTTTATCAGCTAAAATTACCAGTGAACTGGTAGCTTAA
- the hemH gene encoding ferrochelatase — MAKKGILLVNLGTPDSPSTADVRKYLDEFLMDPRVIDVNPVLRTFLVKTIIVPFRAPKSAKLYRAIWDEKTGSPLLHYSMLQQQLLQQRLGDGYMVELAMRYQSPSIDSALQRLKEALISDIQVIPLFPQYASASTGSVQEKVMSIVKEWQTIPNIGFLNSFHDDDLMIETFADNAAKYQPDTYDHILFSFHGLPQRQLKKCDHTGNYCLKVDGCCNTLNDINKLCYSAQSHDTARLIAAKMNLPRERYTVCFQSRLGSDPWVQPYTSEIIEKLAKEGKKRLLVFCPAFVADCLETVYEVTTEYGEEFKALGGEHVQLVESLNDSPKWIDALERIVKKEVNTTAKTPQLV; from the coding sequence ATGGCTAAAAAGGGAATTTTACTGGTTAATCTGGGTACGCCGGATAGCCCATCAACAGCAGATGTTCGCAAATACCTTGATGAATTTTTAATGGATCCAAGGGTTATTGATGTAAACCCTGTGCTACGCACCTTTTTAGTAAAAACCATTATTGTTCCGTTCAGGGCACCTAAGTCTGCAAAGCTTTATCGCGCCATATGGGATGAAAAAACAGGTTCGCCGCTGTTGCATTATAGTATGCTTCAACAACAATTGCTACAGCAGCGACTTGGTGACGGGTATATGGTGGAACTCGCAATGCGGTACCAAAGCCCATCAATAGATTCGGCCCTGCAGCGGTTGAAAGAAGCCTTGATTAGTGACATTCAGGTTATCCCACTGTTCCCGCAGTATGCCTCTGCAAGTACAGGATCAGTACAGGAAAAGGTTATGAGCATCGTTAAGGAATGGCAAACTATTCCCAATATCGGCTTTTTAAATTCGTTTCATGACGATGATCTGATGATTGAAACTTTCGCGGATAATGCTGCAAAGTATCAGCCCGATACCTACGATCATATCCTATTTAGTTTTCACGGATTACCACAGCGCCAGCTTAAAAAGTGTGATCATACCGGCAACTACTGCTTAAAAGTTGACGGCTGCTGCAATACGCTGAACGATATAAATAAGCTTTGTTATTCGGCTCAGTCGCATGATACCGCTAGGTTAATAGCAGCTAAGATGAATTTACCGAGGGAGAGATATACCGTTTGTTTTCAATCGCGCCTGGGTAGCGATCCATGGGTTCAACCTTACACCAGCGAGATTATAGAAAAGCTGGCTAAAGAAGGGAAAAAGCGGCTCTTAGTTTTTTGCCCAGCGTTTGTTGCCGACTGTCTTGAAACTGTATACGAGGTTACTACAGAATACGGAGAGGAATTTAAGGCACTTGGCGGTGAGCATGTGCAGTTGGTTGAAAGCCTTAACGATTCGCCAAAGTGGATAGATGCTTTGGAAAGGATCGTTAAAAAGGAAGTAAATACCACTGCGAAAACACCACAGTTGGTTTAA
- a CDS encoding fatty acid desaturase encodes MKNKPSYIGLLVAIAVIGSWITSTVLLMQSSVNFSSPLLYLFILVQMHLYTGLFITAHDAMHGTIAPNRMVNNVVGQACTLFYASFWYPKLYTKHHQHHNHVHSDEDPDYHDGSFVSWYVRFIRNYLAWWQIVVMAVVFNVLKIWIPQTNLILFWVVPSLLSTLQLFYFGTYLPHKGEHDNKHQSRSQKRNHIVAFVTCYFFGYHYEHHDAPWVPWWKLWKVKN; translated from the coding sequence TTGAAAAACAAACCCTCTTACATCGGTTTATTGGTTGCCATTGCGGTTATTGGCAGTTGGATAACGTCAACCGTATTGCTGATGCAATCGTCGGTAAACTTTAGCAGTCCACTTTTATATTTATTCATTCTGGTGCAAATGCATCTGTACACAGGTTTGTTTATCACCGCACACGATGCTATGCATGGCACAATAGCTCCGAATAGAATGGTGAACAATGTGGTAGGGCAAGCCTGCACATTGTTTTACGCATCTTTCTGGTACCCTAAGCTTTATACAAAGCATCATCAGCATCACAACCATGTTCATTCCGATGAAGACCCCGATTATCATGATGGAAGCTTCGTTAGCTGGTATGTGCGGTTTATACGCAATTACCTTGCGTGGTGGCAAATTGTTGTAATGGCAGTTGTATTCAATGTCTTGAAGATTTGGATTCCGCAAACCAATCTCATCCTTTTTTGGGTGGTGCCATCGCTTTTAAGCACTTTGCAGTTGTTCTATTTTGGCACTTACCTGCCTCATAAAGGAGAGCACGACAATAAGCATCAGTCGCGGAGCCAAAAGCGAAACCATATTGTTGCTTTTGTCACCTGTTACTTTTTCGGCTATCATTATGAACATCATGATGCACCATGGGTGCCCTGGTGGAAGTTGTGGAAGGTAAAAAACTAA
- a CDS encoding 4-hydroxy-3-methylbut-2-enyl diphosphate reductase, whose amino-acid sequence MSELNLQVTIDQDSGFCFGVVYAIDMAEEILAEDGYLYCLGDIVHNDEEVSRLKALGLRIIDHTDLANLYNEKVLIRAHGEAPETYRLALEHNITLIDASCPVVLKLQNRIKTSYDNKEQILIFGKHGHAEVVGLQGQTNGEAVVFQDIAELDNADLPASFTLYSQTTKSMEKFYSVKDELLARGYEVKANDTICRQVSNRDKDLPAFAAKFNKVVFVSGKKSSNGKVLFEVCRKHNPDTYFVSSLDELDPGMFSENDKVGIAGATSTPMWLMQQVKAKLESF is encoded by the coding sequence ATGAGCGAGTTAAACTTACAGGTAACTATAGATCAGGACTCTGGCTTTTGCTTTGGAGTAGTTTACGCTATTGATATGGCGGAGGAAATACTGGCCGAAGATGGCTATCTATACTGCCTGGGCGACATAGTGCATAATGACGAGGAAGTTAGCCGTTTAAAGGCGCTTGGTTTACGTATTATTGATCATACTGACCTTGCGAACCTGTACAACGAGAAAGTACTTATCCGTGCACACGGCGAAGCACCTGAAACGTATCGTTTAGCGCTCGAGCATAATATTACCCTCATTGATGCATCTTGTCCGGTTGTACTTAAACTGCAAAACCGGATAAAAACCTCCTATGATAATAAAGAGCAGATATTAATATTTGGTAAGCATGGCCATGCAGAAGTAGTTGGCTTACAGGGACAAACAAACGGAGAAGCGGTAGTTTTTCAAGACATCGCCGAGTTGGATAATGCTGACCTTCCGGCTAGCTTCACGCTTTATAGTCAAACTACCAAGAGCATGGAAAAGTTTTATAGTGTTAAAGATGAATTGCTCGCAAGAGGTTACGAAGTGAAGGCTAATGATACAATTTGTCGCCAGGTAAGTAACCGCGATAAAGATCTGCCGGCGTTTGCCGCTAAATTTAACAAGGTGGTATTTGTATCTGGCAAAAAATCATCTAACGGAAAGGTGCTTTTTGAAGTTTGCCGAAAGCATAATCCGGATACTTATTTTGTATCAAGCCTGGACGAATTAGACCCGGGTATGTTCTCTGAAAATGATAAAGTAGGTATAGCAGGGGCTACATCAACTCCTATGTGGCTTATGCAACAAGTGAAAGCCAAACTGGAGTCGTTTTAA
- a CDS encoding carotenoid biosynthesis protein — protein MERPENTFLSSRIAVAVIVLFHFVGLVGFAIPSTRPLFTQVVVLHLLLMLLIITLNHSTINVWFLTFFACVFTAGIVVEWIGVHKHWLFGDYSYGATLGTKVLDIPLMIGVNWFLLVYATGVTLQRSRLKNQFSRIIIGSLILVLLDVLIEPVAIKFDYWHWTTGVIPVKNYVCWFLVSAVMLSVFELFGFKKQSIAAPVLLLTQFVFFGILLLIISIQR, from the coding sequence ATGGAAAGGCCGGAAAATACCTTCCTGAGTTCCCGCATTGCCGTGGCTGTAATAGTACTGTTCCATTTTGTTGGTCTGGTTGGTTTTGCGATACCCTCAACACGACCGCTTTTTACGCAGGTTGTGGTTTTACACCTGTTGCTCATGTTGCTGATCATTACGCTTAACCACAGTACCATAAATGTGTGGTTTTTGACGTTTTTTGCTTGTGTTTTTACCGCTGGAATTGTTGTTGAATGGATTGGCGTTCACAAGCACTGGCTCTTTGGTGACTACAGCTACGGAGCCACACTAGGCACCAAGGTGCTTGATATACCATTGATGATTGGGGTAAACTGGTTTCTGTTGGTGTATGCTACAGGGGTTACCCTGCAGCGAAGCAGGCTTAAAAATCAGTTTTCAAGGATTATCATTGGGTCGCTCATACTGGTATTGCTGGATGTGTTAATAGAACCCGTAGCTATAAAGTTTGACTATTGGCATTGGACAACCGGTGTAATTCCGGTTAAGAATTACGTCTGTTGGTTTTTGGTAAGTGCTGTGATGTTATCTGTATTTGAGCTGTTCGGGTTTAAAAAACAAAGCATTGCTGCGCCGGTTCTATTGTTGACCCAGTTTGTGTTTTTTGGTATTTTGCTACTGATAATCAGTATTCAACGGTGA